Proteins from a genomic interval of Streptomyces sp. NBC_01445:
- a CDS encoding roadblock/LC7 domain-containing protein produces MASDVPTGHVSDLDWLMSGLVQRVPHTRSAVLLSSDGLVKSVHGLDADSADHMAALASGLYSLGRSAGVRFGDGGEVRQVVVELDSTLLFVSTAGSGTCLAVLAGREADAAVLGYEMAMLVKSVRPYLMTAPRQHAAEPTAMRN; encoded by the coding sequence ATGGCGAGCGATGTGCCGACGGGTCATGTGTCCGATCTCGACTGGCTGATGAGCGGCCTCGTCCAGCGTGTGCCGCACACCCGCAGCGCCGTCCTCCTCTCGTCCGACGGGCTGGTCAAGTCCGTCCACGGCCTCGACGCCGACAGCGCCGACCACATGGCGGCCCTGGCGTCGGGCCTGTACTCCCTCGGACGTAGCGCGGGCGTCCGATTCGGGGACGGGGGTGAGGTCCGGCAGGTCGTCGTCGAGCTGGACTCCACCCTGCTGTTCGTCTCCACCGCGGGCTCCGGCACGTGCCTCGCCGTGCTCGCCGGGCGTGAGGCCGACGCCGCGGTGCTCGGCTACGAGATGGCCATGCTGGTCAAGAGCGTGCGCCCGTACCTGATGACGGCGCCCCGCCAGCACGCGGCCGAACCCACGGCGATGAGGAACTGA
- a CDS encoding LacI family DNA-binding transcriptional regulator: protein MPRQGSTANGRRATVVDVARLAGVSTATVSRVMNRNYPVAAATRERVEEAMRQLGYVVNAHARALAGVSGRTVGIIISDVVDPFYAYIARGVEREATAGSRLCLVCSTQGDPQRELAFIELMHERRADAVILVGGSVADRGYRTELARRARELDAGGSKLVLCGRPSLGKDAPTVGVEYDNEGGAFAITDHLLTEGHERILYLGGPPGLSTTKERIAGHRRALEQRGLPRDPALVQPGAFSRQFGHRRMTELLRDGPEFTAVFAANDIVAAGAAQALEEAGLRVPQDVSLVGYDDVPVAQELRPRLTTVHIPLEEMGRQAVRVALAGGDEDDWRAPTTGTLRLGTHLVVRESVGAPRGGRRRRV from the coding sequence ATGCCCAGGCAGGGCTCGACGGCGAACGGACGGCGCGCGACCGTCGTGGACGTGGCGCGTCTCGCGGGCGTGTCGACCGCGACCGTGTCCCGCGTGATGAACCGCAACTACCCGGTCGCGGCCGCCACCCGCGAGCGCGTCGAGGAGGCCATGCGGCAGCTGGGCTATGTGGTCAACGCCCATGCCCGCGCCCTGGCCGGTGTCTCCGGACGCACGGTCGGCATCATCATCAGCGACGTGGTCGACCCCTTCTACGCCTACATCGCGCGCGGCGTGGAACGCGAGGCGACGGCGGGCAGCCGGCTCTGCCTGGTCTGCAGCACCCAGGGCGACCCGCAGCGCGAGCTGGCCTTCATCGAGCTGATGCACGAGCGCCGTGCCGACGCGGTGATCCTCGTCGGCGGCAGCGTCGCCGACCGGGGCTACCGCACGGAACTCGCACGCCGCGCCCGCGAACTGGACGCCGGCGGCTCGAAGCTCGTGCTGTGCGGCCGACCCTCCCTCGGCAAGGACGCGCCCACGGTCGGGGTCGAGTACGACAACGAGGGCGGCGCCTTCGCGATCACCGACCACCTCCTGACCGAGGGCCACGAGCGGATCCTGTACCTGGGCGGGCCGCCGGGGCTCTCCACCACCAAGGAACGGATCGCCGGCCACCGTCGCGCCCTGGAACAGCGCGGGCTGCCGCGCGATCCGGCGCTCGTACAGCCCGGGGCGTTCAGCCGCCAGTTCGGCCATCGCCGGATGACGGAACTGCTGCGCGACGGGCCGGAGTTCACCGCCGTCTTCGCGGCCAACGACATCGTGGCGGCGGGCGCGGCCCAGGCCCTGGAGGAGGCCGGATTGCGGGTGCCGCAGGACGTCTCCCTGGTCGGCTACGACGACGTGCCCGTGGCGCAGGAGCTGCGACCGCGCCTCACCACCGTCCACATCCCGCTCGAGGAGATGGGCCGCCAGGCCGTCCGCGTCGCCCTCGCGGGCGGCGACGAGGACGACTGGCGGGCCCCGACGACGGGCACGCTGCGCCTCGGTACACATCTGGTGGTACGCGAATCCGTGGGGGCACCGCGTGGGGGGCGGCGGCGCCGGGTGTGA
- a CDS encoding DUF2264 domain-containing protein, with product MPAPHLSLPPTDRVLSPLTGWTRAHWEALADRQLEALIPYATPGFAQYRLPGRASWSGVVSDGLEGFARSFLLASFRIAGAGGDVDPRLVERYAEGLTTGTDRGRGTGLDGEAWPELTDCSQQMVEAASIAIGLHETRPWIWDKLDSRVQERIVDWFSGFVGGRTWDNNWRLFQVVSEQFLASVGAPYSQDDIDGGLDRIEDWYVGDGWYTDGDGRNFDYYIGWAMHLYPLLWARMTGPDGDGGRAKVYRERLSQFLTTYPHFFGGDGAPVHQGRSLTYRFAATAPVWMGALADCTPLEPGLTRRLASGTARHFVERGVPDERGLLPLGWYGTFLPTTQAYSGPASPYWASKGFLGLLLPADHPVWTEREAQLPVEKSERAIQYTALPAPGWLLHGTPHDGIVRLINHGSDHNPLEGPATDDPHYAKLAYSTATAPESAPHAWKRTVDNHVALVAEDGTPSRRRRIHPISCEGRAASSRHDAQLPGFDEEFPIESTTVLHGPWEIRVHRVQAPAGVTVREGGYAVADETSVHAERGPGWALTRTEAGVTSAVVALHGWDEESGIAREVEANAYGPHSATPYLRSTGHPGGSSVHVTLAVLTRDVVHPRALRESISCVADPGDGGQVRITFPDGGTVTV from the coding sequence ATGCCCGCACCACACCTCTCACTGCCGCCCACCGACCGTGTCCTGTCCCCGCTCACGGGCTGGACGCGGGCCCACTGGGAGGCGCTCGCCGACCGGCAGTTGGAGGCGCTCATCCCGTACGCGACGCCCGGGTTCGCGCAGTACCGGCTGCCGGGGCGGGCCAGCTGGTCGGGCGTCGTGTCGGACGGGCTCGAGGGGTTCGCGCGGTCATTCCTGCTTGCCTCCTTCCGCATAGCGGGCGCGGGCGGGGACGTCGATCCCCGACTCGTAGAACGCTACGCGGAGGGTCTGACAACCGGCACGGACCGCGGGCGCGGCACGGGCCTCGACGGCGAGGCGTGGCCCGAACTCACCGACTGCTCCCAGCAGATGGTGGAGGCGGCGTCCATCGCGATCGGGCTGCACGAGACCCGCCCCTGGATCTGGGACAAGCTCGACTCCCGGGTCCAGGAGCGGATCGTGGACTGGTTCTCCGGATTCGTCGGCGGCCGCACCTGGGACAACAACTGGCGTCTCTTCCAGGTGGTTTCGGAGCAGTTCCTGGCCTCGGTCGGAGCCCCGTACAGCCAGGACGACATCGACGGCGGCCTCGACCGCATCGAGGACTGGTATGTCGGCGACGGCTGGTACACGGACGGGGACGGCCGCAACTTCGACTACTACATCGGCTGGGCCATGCATCTGTACCCGCTGCTGTGGGCGCGGATGACGGGACCGGACGGCGACGGCGGCCGCGCGAAGGTCTACCGGGAGCGCCTGTCGCAGTTCCTCACCACCTACCCGCACTTCTTCGGCGGTGACGGCGCACCCGTGCACCAGGGCCGCTCACTGACGTACCGTTTCGCCGCCACCGCGCCGGTGTGGATGGGCGCGCTCGCGGACTGCACCCCACTGGAGCCGGGGCTCACGCGACGCCTCGCGTCGGGCACCGCGCGGCACTTCGTGGAGCGCGGCGTCCCCGACGAGCGGGGCCTGCTGCCGCTCGGCTGGTACGGGACGTTCCTGCCGACGACGCAGGCGTACTCGGGCCCCGCCTCGCCGTACTGGGCGAGCAAGGGGTTCCTCGGACTGCTGCTGCCCGCCGACCATCCGGTGTGGACCGAGCGCGAGGCGCAGCTCCCCGTCGAGAAATCCGAGCGGGCCATCCAGTACACCGCGCTGCCCGCGCCCGGCTGGCTGCTGCACGGCACGCCCCACGACGGGATCGTGCGGCTGATCAACCACGGCAGCGACCACAACCCGCTCGAAGGTCCCGCCACGGACGATCCGCACTACGCGAAGCTCGCCTACTCCACGGCGACGGCGCCCGAGTCGGCGCCGCACGCCTGGAAGCGGACCGTCGACAACCATGTGGCGCTCGTCGCGGAGGACGGCACCCCGTCGCGCCGGCGCCGCATCCACCCGATCTCCTGCGAGGGGCGCGCCGCCTCGTCCCGCCATGACGCCCAACTGCCGGGATTCGACGAGGAGTTCCCGATCGAGTCGACGACCGTCCTGCACGGTCCGTGGGAGATCCGCGTGCACCGGGTGCAGGCACCCGCGGGCGTGACGGTCCGCGAGGGCGGCTACGCGGTCGCCGACGAGACCAGCGTCCACGCCGAGCGGGGCCCGGGCTGGGCGCTGACGCGCACGGAGGCCGGGGTGACCAGCGCGGTGGTGGCGCTGCACGGCTGGGACGAGGAGTCCGGTATCGCACGGGAGGTCGAGGCCAATGCCTACGGCCCGCACTCGGCGACGCCGTACCTCCGCTCGACCGGCCACCCCGGAGGATCCAGCGTGCACGTCACGCTCGCGGTCCTGACGCGCGACGTCGTGCACCCACGGGCCCTGCGCGAGTCGATCTCATGCGTGGCGGACCCCGGGGACGGCGGACAGGTGCGGATCACGTTCCCCGACGGCGGGACGGTCACCGTCTGA
- a CDS encoding RNA-guided endonuclease InsQ/TnpB family protein produces the protein MATTCVKRAFKYRFYPTDAQAAELSRTFGCVRKVYNLALAARTEAWARQERVNYNATSAMLTAWKKTGELAFLNEVSSVPLQQCLRHLQTAFSNFFAKRAKYPRFKSKKKSRKSAEYTTSGFRFRSGELTLAKMAQPLDIVWSRPLPEGASPSTVTVSQDAAGRWFVSLLCEDPAIQPLAATDSAVGIDVGLDHLLTLSTGEKIANPRHERKDRAALAQAQRRMAKKEQGSANRAKARRKVAKIYARIADRRRDHLHKLTTRLVRENQTIVIEDLTVRNMVKNRKLARAISDAAWSDFRSMLVYKAAWYGREVIAVDRFFPSSKLCSHCGTLQGTMPLNVRTWTCDCGTTHDRDVNAARNLLAAGLAVTVCGAGVRPQRSSPSGQSATKQKTPRREP, from the coding sequence GTGGCCACGACCTGTGTGAAGCGGGCGTTCAAGTACCGCTTCTATCCGACCGATGCGCAGGCAGCCGAGCTGTCGCGCACGTTCGGATGCGTGCGCAAGGTCTACAACCTTGCGCTTGCCGCCCGCACCGAAGCGTGGGCGCGGCAAGAGCGGGTCAACTACAACGCCACCTCGGCCATGCTGACCGCATGGAAGAAGACCGGGGAACTAGCGTTCCTCAACGAGGTTTCCTCGGTGCCGCTCCAGCAGTGTCTGCGACACTTGCAGACGGCGTTCAGTAACTTCTTCGCCAAGCGGGCCAAGTACCCGCGCTTCAAGTCGAAGAAGAAGTCCCGGAAATCCGCCGAATACACCACCAGCGGTTTCCGGTTCCGCTCCGGGGAGCTGACTCTGGCGAAGATGGCCCAGCCGCTGGACATCGTGTGGTCGCGCCCGCTGCCCGAGGGCGCATCCCCGTCCACGGTGACCGTGTCGCAGGACGCCGCGGGACGCTGGTTCGTCTCCCTGCTGTGCGAGGACCCGGCCATCCAGCCACTTGCCGCTACCGACTCGGCAGTGGGAATCGACGTCGGCCTGGACCACCTGCTGACCCTGTCCACCGGGGAGAAGATCGCCAACCCACGGCACGAACGCAAGGACCGTGCCGCCCTCGCCCAGGCTCAGCGCCGCATGGCGAAGAAGGAGCAGGGCAGTGCGAACCGGGCCAAGGCCCGACGCAAGGTCGCCAAGATCTACGCGAGGATCGCCGACCGCCGCCGCGACCACCTGCACAAACTGACCACTCGTCTCGTTCGTGAAAATCAAACGATCGTGATCGAGGACCTGACCGTGCGCAACATGGTCAAGAACCGGAAACTTGCCCGCGCCATCTCGGATGCGGCGTGGTCGGACTTTCGGAGCATGCTGGTGTACAAGGCCGCCTGGTACGGGCGGGAAGTGATCGCGGTCGACCGCTTCTTCCCCTCGTCCAAGCTGTGCTCCCACTGCGGCACCTTGCAGGGCACGATGCCGCTCAACGTCCGCACCTGGACGTGTGACTGCGGCACGACCCACGACCGGGACGTGAACGCAGCACGCAACCTTCTGGCCGCCGGGCTGGCGGTGACAGTCTGTGGAGCTGGTGTAAGACCTCAACGGAGTTCTCCGAGCGGGCAGTCGGCGACGAAGCAGAAAACCCCACGGCGCGAGCCGTAG
- a CDS encoding GTP-binding protein: MDYDDSSDAFPTALKILVAGGFGVGKTTFVGAVSEIAPLSTEELLTTVSAETDDLEGIENKVETTVAMDFGRITLDPEHVLYLFGTPGQERFWFMWDELSEGALGAVILADTRRLEDCFAAVDFFEERGMGFIVAVNEFDGAYRYDPDEVRAAIDLDPQVPVVRCDARISSSGIQTLLTLVRHLLAHAPAQTTYGAHT; encoded by the coding sequence ATGGACTACGACGACAGCTCTGACGCCTTCCCCACCGCGCTGAAGATCCTGGTCGCGGGTGGCTTCGGTGTCGGCAAGACGACCTTCGTCGGTGCGGTCAGCGAGATCGCCCCGCTGAGCACGGAAGAGCTGCTCACCACGGTCAGCGCCGAGACCGACGACCTCGAAGGAATCGAGAACAAGGTCGAGACGACGGTCGCGATGGACTTCGGGCGGATCACCCTGGACCCGGAACACGTGCTGTATCTGTTCGGCACGCCCGGGCAGGAGCGCTTCTGGTTCATGTGGGACGAGCTCTCCGAGGGGGCGCTCGGTGCGGTGATCCTCGCGGACACCCGCCGTCTCGAGGACTGCTTCGCGGCCGTCGACTTCTTCGAGGAGCGCGGCATGGGGTTCATCGTGGCCGTCAACGAGTTCGACGGCGCCTACCGTTACGACCCCGACGAAGTGCGGGCGGCCATCGACCTCGACCCGCAGGTGCCCGTCGTGCGGTGCGACGCGCGGATCTCCAGCTCGGGCATCCAGACCCTCCTCACCCTCGTCAGGCACCTCCTGGCCCACGCCCCCGCCCAGACGACGTACGGGGCCCACACTTGA
- a CDS encoding M60 family metallopeptidase, with translation MPSAASADAAVPAGTPATSGFSRRGVLATLAGAGAATLLGTGTASAHSVRAAGLTVPLIARPSAETERLRLGQALRATEFQPTGQYVPAGAALRFDVLPHDGLVPTLWIGQWDYYGTVTEPRSYALKPGANTVTDPHGGPVYFSLEGHGERAAVKFRSGATSMPVFTLGRTSEADYQRQLDTLTDVPVVELHAPRTIMTLTRDGALLYRDQDHAALLRLVEQIIEAESQISGLDGSKPVHRPKAGGYHFTEVSVVPSGVGAYATHGYNGFPRAYLDRATTVDGLRTRGWGLYHELGHLHQQMAYKPTGLTEVTVNIYSLAVQRALGQPSNLLTVDPKTGLNPFQSARAKFGTDGLTYEKSFGAYEKLVPLRQLELAFGDDFWPRLHRLVREENPQSDYTETAKRYRALSTYASRVSGRDLTDFFVRDWAFPIDATGLAEIAALQLPKPTVEPATLTD, from the coding sequence ATGCCTTCCGCCGCCTCGGCCGACGCTGCTGTCCCCGCCGGCACCCCCGCCACCTCGGGCTTCTCCCGTCGTGGGGTGCTCGCCACCCTGGCCGGCGCGGGAGCCGCCACGCTGCTCGGCACCGGCACCGCAAGTGCCCACTCCGTGCGCGCTGCCGGCCTCACCGTCCCGCTCATCGCACGCCCCTCCGCCGAGACGGAGCGCCTCCGCCTCGGACAGGCCCTGCGCGCCACCGAGTTCCAGCCGACCGGGCAGTACGTCCCCGCCGGGGCCGCACTGCGCTTCGACGTGCTGCCCCACGACGGCCTCGTGCCCACGCTCTGGATCGGGCAGTGGGACTACTACGGCACAGTGACGGAGCCCCGCAGCTATGCGCTGAAGCCCGGCGCCAACACGGTCACCGACCCGCACGGCGGTCCCGTCTACTTCTCCCTCGAAGGCCACGGCGAGCGCGCCGCCGTGAAGTTCAGGTCGGGCGCCACCTCGATGCCCGTCTTCACGCTCGGCCGCACCTCCGAGGCCGACTACCAGCGGCAGTTGGACACCCTCACCGACGTGCCGGTGGTCGAGCTGCACGCGCCGCGCACCATCATGACGCTGACGCGCGACGGCGCGCTCCTGTACCGCGACCAGGACCACGCGGCGCTGCTCCGGCTCGTCGAGCAGATCATCGAGGCCGAGTCGCAAATCAGCGGGCTCGACGGCTCGAAGCCGGTGCACCGGCCGAAGGCGGGCGGCTACCACTTCACCGAGGTGTCGGTGGTCCCGTCCGGAGTCGGCGCCTACGCCACGCACGGCTACAACGGCTTCCCGCGCGCCTATCTCGACCGCGCCACCACCGTCGACGGGCTGCGCACCCGGGGCTGGGGCCTCTACCACGAGCTCGGGCACCTGCATCAGCAGATGGCGTACAAGCCGACGGGCCTGACCGAGGTCACGGTCAACATCTACTCGCTCGCGGTGCAGCGGGCCCTTGGCCAGCCGTCGAACCTTCTGACCGTCGACCCGAAGACCGGCCTCAACCCCTTCCAGTCCGCACGCGCGAAGTTCGGCACGGACGGGCTGACGTACGAGAAGTCCTTCGGCGCCTACGAGAAGCTCGTGCCGCTGCGGCAGCTGGAGCTGGCCTTCGGTGACGACTTCTGGCCGCGGTTGCACCGGCTTGTGCGCGAGGAGAACCCGCAGTCCGACTACACCGAGACCGCCAAGCGGTACCGCGCCCTGTCGACCTACGCCAGCCGTGTCTCCGGCCGCGACCTCACGGACTTCTTCGTCCGCGACTGGGCCTTCCCCATCGACGCCACCGGACTGGCCGAGATCGCCGCGCTCCAGCTGCCGAAGCCGACCGTCGAACCGGCCACGCTGACCGACTGA
- a CDS encoding DUF742 domain-containing protein, protein MTAPQDGPWLDAAAGRLVRPYTVSNGRTQPTTALDLLSLVMATGATPLGYLGPEHGEALKLCAHPTSVAEIAAHLKLPAAVTKVLLSDLVDCGAITTKPPTFHDNPTDRSLLEAVLDGLRRQL, encoded by the coding sequence ATGACGGCCCCGCAGGACGGGCCGTGGCTCGACGCAGCGGCCGGCCGCCTCGTCCGCCCGTACACGGTGAGCAACGGGCGGACGCAGCCGACCACTGCGCTGGATCTCCTGTCGCTGGTGATGGCGACCGGGGCCACCCCGCTCGGCTACTTAGGGCCCGAACACGGTGAGGCGCTCAAACTGTGTGCCCACCCCACATCGGTCGCGGAGATCGCGGCCCATCTGAAACTCCCCGCCGCCGTCACGAAGGTCCTGCTGTCCGACCTCGTCGACTGCGGGGCGATCACCACCAAGCCCCCCACGTTCCACGACAACCCCACTGACCGGTCCCTACTGGAGGCAGTGCTCGATGGACTACGACGACAGCTCTGA
- a CDS encoding polysaccharide lyase 8 family protein translates to MDLTRRQTLTLAGATAAAALPLTAGVASAADAAEAADAPAADTFDELLARAEEQLTGGAFDTADPDFAAAVKALDTQASAWWKDLDRNAGRKALWADLSPASDPGMFGQSYPRLRTLATAWATPGTSLTGSPEVADALVAALSFLGTTGYNPARGESGNWWFWEIGAPRALMDTCVLMRSKLPAADLAGYVATVAKFCPNPDRRTNSPSLSETGANRADKAVIVALRGLLARDAATVALARDGLSDVRDNGRRSLFTYVTSGDGFYEDGSFVQHDSVAYTGTYGSVLLGSAGQLIALLAGSDWAVNDPKVSVLYEAVERSFSPVMFDGLMMDALRGRAISRERARDYNDGAVTLTYILQLAAGAPAPYADRWRALAKGWISRNKANPYASLVGIPALARAKAVLDDKAIPAAERLTGHFSFADMDRVVHRRPGWALALSLSSKRIAAYEAGNGENLHGWYTGDGMTYLYDGDDLGQFGDGFWPTVDPYRLPGTTVDTRARADLGTGAGTGTYRPKNAVAGGAVLQDQYGAAAMELIADGSTLQARKAWFCLDNAVVSLGAGITASDGRAIETVVENRSLRTGGAQRLLVDGRRQPGEQGWSASLSRADWAHLEGTGGYVFPDHPGSAPDGVTLRALREERTGTWGALNSGADTGGGTDPVTRRYVTLWFDHGSSPTDSSYAYVLLPGASAVATGIWAHSRPVRIVANNATVQAVEARRLGLLAAHFWGPGSAAGLTSSGPGTVLVRRHGDAIAVAVADPSRTGSTLTVELPFPVRKVTRADDTITLTPGRRPVLTIDVAGSRGHSHTAELA, encoded by the coding sequence ATGGACCTCACTCGCAGACAGACCCTGACCCTGGCGGGCGCGACCGCCGCGGCGGCGCTCCCCCTGACAGCGGGAGTCGCGTCGGCAGCGGACGCCGCAGAAGCGGCGGACGCCCCTGCCGCCGACACGTTCGACGAACTGCTGGCGCGCGCCGAGGAGCAGCTCACCGGCGGCGCGTTCGACACCGCCGACCCGGACTTCGCCGCCGCCGTCAAGGCCCTCGACACGCAGGCGTCCGCCTGGTGGAAGGACCTCGACCGGAATGCGGGCAGGAAGGCTCTGTGGGCCGACCTTTCCCCTGCGTCGGACCCCGGAATGTTCGGGCAGAGCTATCCGCGCCTGCGCACCCTGGCCACCGCCTGGGCCACCCCCGGCACCTCGCTGACCGGCAGCCCGGAGGTCGCCGACGCACTCGTCGCGGCCCTGAGCTTCCTGGGCACCACTGGCTACAACCCGGCCCGCGGCGAGTCCGGCAACTGGTGGTTCTGGGAGATCGGCGCGCCCCGGGCGCTGATGGACACCTGCGTACTCATGCGGTCGAAGCTGCCTGCCGCGGATCTGGCCGGATACGTCGCGACCGTCGCGAAGTTCTGCCCGAACCCCGACCGCCGCACCAACTCCCCCTCCCTCTCCGAGACCGGCGCGAACCGCGCCGACAAGGCCGTCATCGTGGCCCTGCGCGGGCTGCTCGCCCGGGACGCGGCCACGGTCGCGCTGGCCCGCGACGGCCTGTCGGACGTGCGGGACAACGGGCGCCGCAGCCTCTTCACCTATGTCACCTCGGGCGACGGCTTCTACGAGGACGGGTCGTTCGTCCAGCACGACAGCGTCGCCTACACGGGGACGTACGGCAGTGTGCTGCTCGGCAGCGCGGGGCAGCTGATCGCGCTGCTCGCCGGGTCGGACTGGGCCGTGAACGACCCGAAGGTGTCGGTGCTGTACGAGGCGGTGGAGCGGTCCTTCTCGCCCGTCATGTTCGACGGGCTGATGATGGACGCGCTGCGCGGGCGGGCGATCTCGCGCGAGCGGGCCCGCGACTACAACGACGGTGCTGTCACCCTCACTTACATCCTCCAGCTCGCCGCGGGCGCCCCGGCCCCGTACGCCGACCGCTGGCGTGCGCTCGCCAAGGGGTGGATCAGCCGTAACAAGGCCAATCCGTACGCGAGTCTCGTCGGCATCCCGGCTCTGGCGCGCGCAAAGGCCGTCCTCGACGACAAGGCGATCCCGGCGGCAGAGCGTCTCACCGGTCACTTCTCGTTCGCCGACATGGACCGCGTGGTGCACCGGCGCCCCGGCTGGGCGCTCGCCCTGTCGCTCTCCTCGAAGCGCATCGCCGCGTACGAAGCGGGCAACGGTGAGAACCTGCACGGCTGGTACACCGGCGACGGCATGACCTATCTGTACGACGGTGACGACCTCGGCCAGTTCGGCGACGGGTTCTGGCCGACCGTCGACCCGTACCGGCTGCCGGGCACGACGGTGGACACGCGCGCCCGTGCGGACCTCGGCACGGGCGCCGGCACCGGCACGTACCGCCCGAAGAACGCCGTGGCGGGCGGCGCCGTCCTCCAGGACCAGTACGGCGCGGCAGCGATGGAACTCATCGCCGACGGCAGCACCTTGCAGGCGCGGAAGGCGTGGTTCTGCCTGGACAACGCGGTCGTCTCGCTCGGCGCGGGCATCACCGCGAGCGACGGCCGCGCGATCGAAACCGTCGTCGAGAACCGCAGTCTCCGCACTGGCGGGGCGCAACGCCTCCTGGTGGACGGGCGGCGGCAGCCTGGCGAGCAGGGCTGGTCCGCATCGCTGTCCCGCGCCGACTGGGCGCATCTGGAGGGCACGGGCGGCTACGTCTTTCCCGACCATCCAGGAAGCGCGCCCGACGGCGTCACCCTGAGAGCGCTGCGGGAGGAGCGCACCGGCACGTGGGGCGCCCTCAACTCCGGTGCGGACACCGGGGGCGGCACCGACCCGGTCACCCGCCGCTACGTCACCCTGTGGTTCGACCACGGCTCCTCCCCCACCGACTCCTCGTACGCCTACGTGCTCCTGCCGGGTGCGAGCGCCGTGGCGACCGGGATCTGGGCGCACTCGCGGCCCGTGCGGATCGTGGCGAACAACGCCACGGTCCAGGCCGTCGAGGCGCGCCGCCTCGGGCTCCTCGCCGCGCACTTCTGGGGTCCCGGCAGCGCCGCCGGACTCACATCGTCCGGTCCCGGCACCGTCCTGGTGCGGCGGCACGGCGACGCCATCGCGGTCGCCGTGGCCGACCCAAGCCGCACCGGGTCGACGCTCACGGTCGAACTCCCCTTCCCCGTACGCAAGGTGACCCGTGCCGACGACACGATCACACTCACCCCGGGCCGCCGGCCCGTCCTGACGATCGACGTCGCAGGCTCACGCGGGCACAGCCACACGGCGGAACTCGCATGA